TTACGCTCAAGAACATATACGATCCCGAAATCCCGGTCAACATCTACGACCTGGGATTGATCTACGAAATAGACTACACGCCCGACGGCGTGGCGAACATCCGCATGACCCTCACGGCGCCCAACTGCCCCATGGCCGACATGCTCGTGGAGGATGTCAACCAGCAGGTTGCCAAGGTCGACGGCGTAAAGGCGGTGAATGTCATCCTCACGTTCGACCCCGTATGGGACAAGAGCATGATGTCGGAGGAGGCGCTGCTCGAACTCAACATGTTCTGACATGGGCGCGGAGCAGGAGCATCGGATGCTGAACCGGCTGCAGGCCGGGGCCGGGACGTACGCCTGCGGCGGGTACCTCGCCGGGCTGGGCTCCCTGCAGCGCAGCGAAATATGCACGGCACTGCTCTTCAGCCGGCTGGAACGCAAGATGCGCATGGTCGACGCCCTGCGGGAAGAGGCTTCCGAGAACTGGAACCAGACCTTCTACCTGCTCTATTTCCGCACGCTGGGCGACCGCCGGAACCAGGAGGCGTACCTCTCGCTGGCACGCCGCGTCCCCTACAAGGTCGTCCTGCGCGAACGGCTGGCGCCGCGGGCCGTCGAAGCCATGTTCTTCGGGGCTTCGGGGCTGCTGACGCTCTATCCGCACGACGCGTACACGCTCGACCTGGCGCGCGACTTCGAATACCTGGCGGCCAAATACGACATCGAACCGCTGGATGCCGGGGTCTGGGAACTGGACGAGATACGCCCCGCCAACCATCCCGTACTGCGTCTGGCACAGGCGGCCGAGTTCTTCATACAGGACGAATTCGTAATGGAACGCGCCATGTCATGCCGCACGGAAGAGGATATCCGGCGGCTGTTCTGCATCGAAGCGTCGGACTACTGGCGCACGCACCACATCCCGGGGATCGCAAGCGACGAACACCCCAAGCGGCTGGGCGCGTTCAAGGCCAATATCATCGGCATCAACCTCGTTTCCGTCCTGCAATTCGCCTACGGCAGCGTCACCGGGCGCGAAACGCTGCGCGACAGCGCCCTCACGCTGCTCGAACGCCTGCCAGCCGAGGACAACCGTTACATGCGCAACTGGCGCAACACGGGCGTTATGATCCGCAACGCGTTCGAATCGCAGGCGCTGCTGCAACTCGCCACGGAATACTGTCCTGCAAAACGCTGTACGGAATGCCCCGTCGGACGGCGCATCCTGCAAAGCATAAGTTCAACCGAATAACAGGCAACGATGGAAAAGCAATCCCCCCTCATAAGCGTCATCATGCCACTCTACAACGCAGAGCGCTTCGTCGGCGAAAGCATCGGCAACATCCTCGGACAAACCGTCGGGGATTTCGAGCTGATCGTTATCGACGACGCCTCGACGGACTCCTCGTACGACATCGCAAGCCGTTATGCCGCGCAAGACGCACGGATCGTCCTGATGCGCAACGAGGCGAACCACGGCGCCGCCTATACCCGCAACCGGGGACTGGAAACAGCGCGCGGGAGTTTCATTACGTTCATGGATGCCGATGACCGCTGTTCGCCGGAACGTTTCGCCCGCCAGACAGCATTCTTCGGACAGCACCCGCAGATCGACCTGTGCGGCAGTTACTATACGATGTTCGGGCCGGACGATGCCCGGGAACAGAAGATCCAGGATCCCATCACGCACGAAGGAATCCGGATCCAGATGCTTTTCGGCTGCCCGTTCGCAATGTCGGCGGTCATGATGCGCAGCGAGGCGTTCCGATGTTCGGGAGTGCAGTTCCGGGATAGCATGGCAGAAGATTACCAATTCTGGGTAGACCTTTCCGGGCACATGCACATGGCGAATATTCCGGAACATCTGTTTTTCTACCGCAGGTGGGAAAACCAACTTTCGACCAGCCAGTTAGACCGGCAAACCCTCAGCGCGCAAGCTATCCAGCGGGATCTGCTGCGCACAACCCTCGGCATGACGCTCACCGACGAGGAATCGCGGATATACACGCAGATGAACCTCCGGGTCGGGACACTGCGGCGCGACGAACTTACGACCTACCGCGGCCTGCTCAAACGACTCTACCGCGCAAACTCCGAACGCAGGGCCTACGATCCGAAACTGCTGCGCAAACGGCTGGTTTACCGTTACAAGCTCGCCTGCAAATGTTTCTATCCCTCGTGGATCGTAAAAATCAGGAAACGCCTGCTGTGGCTCGAACTCCGGTGATATGAAAAAAGTCAGCATCATAATCCCGTTGTACAACCTCGAAAAACTGATCGGGAAATGTATTGCCTCGGCCCTTGCGCAGGATTTATCTCCCGAGGAGTACGAAATTCTGGTCATCGACGACGGGTCGACGGACGGGTCGCTCGCAGCCGCCGAAAAGGCGGCGCAGGGGCACCCCAACGTACATGTATATACCAAACCCAACGAGGGGCTGAGCCGCACGCGCAACTACGGCACCGACCGCGCCGCGGGCAGGTACGTCATGTATCTCGACGCAGACGATTACCTCGAACCGAATGTCCTCGGGCACCTGGTGGAAACCATGGAGTGCGGAGGGCTCGACATGCTGTGCTTCGAAATAGCGGGAATCGACGAAAACGGCAACGACGTTCCACTCTGGAGCGACGGGATTTCCGCAGGCAACGGCTCCGACGTGCAGCGCGGAGTCGATTTCCTGCAACGCGACCGGTTCCTGCCGATGGTATACGCCTACCTCTACTCGCGGGAGATGCTCGACGCCAACTCGCTGCGGATGACCCCGATCTGGCACGAGGACGAAGAGTTCACACCCCGCGCATTGTATTACGCACGGCGGATCCAATACCTCCCCGTCCGGGTTTACAACTACCTGCAACGCAGCGACTCGTTCATGGGCAATTACAAGCCACAAAGTCGCTTAGACCTCGTACGCGCAATGAAAAGCCTGACCTGTTTCGCCTCCCGCATCGGGGCGGAAGACCCCTCAGGCGCCCGTCTGATGCGCCTGCATGTGGGCAAGACCATGAGCCTGGCATGCAAACAGACCGTGGTGAGGCAACTCGGCAACGCCCGCGAAATGCTCCGGGAAGCCCGCCGGCAAGGCATCATGCCGCTCGAATTCCGCCGCCGGGATTTCCGGCATTTCCTGATAAACCGCCTGCCGGGCCTGTACGTTCTCTACTATAAGTTACACAAAAAGCGGAAATAGGCGGTCGCGCCAATTATCATCCGGAATCATTCGTTCGCCGCCCGGGGTGCGTCGGGCATATAGCGGCGCAGGACGTTTTCCAGCTCCGCGCCCCGCAAATTCCAGCCTTTTTCGAGAATGCGCCCGTCGGGGCCGAGAAGCAACAGCGTCGGGAAAAAAGTAATCCCGTAAGGGTTTCGCCGCACCTTCCCGTTATCACGGTCGGCGATCACCGTCCACGGCATCGCATACTTATCCATAAAGCCGCGCAATTCGGCTGCGGTATTGTCCGCGACGCCGACGATCTCGAATCCGCAATTCCTGAAACGGGCATAAATATCCGGGTAATAATTACGGATTTCATACACACAGGGGCCGCACGACAACGCCCAAAAATCCAGCAGTACATACTTTCCGGCGAAATCACCGGGGAAATGCACCGTCCGGCCCGCCATATCGACGGCCGTGAAAGCATAGGGCCGGAAGCCTACCTGCATGGCTTCCCGGCCTTCGGCATCGGGAACGCACTCCAGACGCAGGTAACGTCCGTCGGGCGCCAGGCTGTCGAGCAGGTACCACGCATCACCCAAACGGGCATATTCTTTCAAGTCATACTCCGCACTTCCGTTCCGGGTCGCGATCTTAATTGTGCATAAATGCCGGTCGTACGAACCCTCAGGCACGATCGTACATGCGTACTCCACACCGTCGAGCGAGAACCGGCCTTGCGTCGTCTCCCACATCAACAGGTTACGCTCCCCGAACCGATCCGAAAGTTCCACCCAGGTTATATCCGGCACGATTTTCTTGTTTACGACGCGTTCGTAGGCCATCCTTACCAGCGGGGGCTGCTCCCCAAGCCGGTAATCGGTTTCGTCCGAAAAATCGTAGTCGCCGTCGGTATCGAACATCACATGTTCCACCCCCGAACCGTCGCGGCCGAATGCAACCATCAGAAATATCCGCACGGGGTACGGAGAATAATCCGTCGTATCCCGCTGCCATGCCTCGAATTTCCGCATGCAGGTCTGCTCATCGACCTTCCCGGCACAAAAACCCTGATAGAGAGCCTGCGGGAAGTCGTCCGTCACGGAATAAGCCTTCCACTCGTCAGGCAATCCGGTTGCCCGGGGACGGAGTTCGGCCAAAGGTACGGTATCGTCCTCAAGCGGGAATGCCCATATGGTTGACTTTACGGCCGGTTTCTGTTTTTCGAGATGTACCTCGATGACCCGGGACTGGGCATGACAACAAAACGCACAGGCGAGGAAGAGGATTGCCAGGGAATACCGGGCCGGAAGAAGTTTAGGCTCCATGAACGACAGATTAGTGGGGTTAACGCAAATTGTTAACAAACATAAGGGTTTTGCAGGGAAATCAGGAATTTACGGGCAAATATATTTTTTTGCGGCAAACGGGGACTCCTCCCCGCAATATTTTGTGGTTTTGAAAGAAATCATTACTTTTGTAAGATTTACGGACACAACCCCGAAATAACTGAAATCACATATGGAAATAGTTGCAAGTTTAATCAAACTTTTCTTCGGCTCGAAAGCCGACAAAGACCGTAAGCAGATCGAGCCTTACCTCGAGAAGATCAAGGCGGTATACCCTTCGATAGAAGCCCTTTCGAACGACGAGCTGCGCGCCCGGAGCGAGGCGCTGAAGAAGCAGATCGCCGATTTCATCGCCCGGGACGAGGCCGACATCGTGGAACTGAAGGCCAAGCTTGAACTGCCCGAAACCTCGCTGGAGGAGAAGGAGCGTATCTCGAAGGAGATCGACGAGACGACCAAACGCATCGACGAGAAGATCGAGGAGAAGCTCGACGAGATACTGCCCGAAGCCTTCGCCATCATGAAGGATACGGCACGCCGCTTCGCACAGAACGACGAGGTGGTCGTCACGGCAAACGATTTCGACCGGGATCTGGCCGCCGAGAAGGATTTCGTCCGTATCGAGGACGACAAGGCCGTCTATGCCAACCACTGGATGGCGGGCGGCAACGACCTGAAATGGGACATGATCCATTACGACGTACAGCTGTTCGGCGGCGTGGTGCTCCACAAGGGCAAGATCGCCGAGATGGCGACGGGTGAAGGAAAGACACTCGTAGCGACGCTCCCCGTATTCCTCAACGCGCTGGCCAAGAAGGGAGTGCACCTGGTCACGGTGAACAACTACCTGGCCAAGCGAGACTCGGAGTGGATGGGCCCGATGTACCAGTTCCACGGGCTTTCGGTAGCCTGCATCGACGACACGCAGCCCAACTCCGACGCCCGCCGCAAGGCATACATGGCCGACATCACCTTCGGTACGAACAACGAATACGGCTTCGACTACCTGCGTGACAACATGGCCTCGTCGCCGGCCGACCTGGTGCAGCGCAAGCACCACTTCGCCATCGTCGACGAGGTCGACTCGGTGCTGATCGACGACGCCCGTACGCCGCTCATCATCTCCGGCCCGGTACCCAAAGGCGACGACCAGCTCTTCGAGCAGTACTGCCCGGCCATCGACCATCTCTACAACCTGCAGAAAAACCTCGTGACGGGCCTGCTGGCCGAGGCACGCCGGCTTATCTCGGAGGGCAAGAACGACGAGGGCGGCGTGAAGCTCTACCGTGCCCACAAGGGCCTGCCCAAGTACAAGCCGCTGATCAAATACCTCTCGGAAACGGGCGTCAAGGCGCTGATGCAGAAGACCGAGAACACCTACATGCAGGACAACAACCGCCGTATGCCGGAGATCACCGACGACCTGTTCTTCGTCATCGACGAAAAACTCAACTCGGTGGAACTGACCGACAAGGGACACGAGGTGCTGTCGAAATATTTCAACGAGGACGGGTTCTTCGTGCTGCCCGACATCGGCGCCGAGGTGGCCGAGCTGGAAAAGAGCAACCTCTCGGACGAGGAGCGTGCGCAGAAGCGCGACCAGGTGGTCAACGACTATTCGATCAAGTCGGAGCGCGTGCACACGATCCACCAGCTGCTGAAAGCCTACGCCATGTTCGAGAAAGACGTCGAATACGTGGTGATGGACAACAAGGTGAAGATCGTCGACGAACAGACGGGGCGTATCCTCGACGGGCGCCGCTATTCGGACGGCCTGCACCAGGCCATCGAGGCCAAGGAGCACGTGAAGGTCGAGGCTGCGACGCAGACCTTCGCAACGATCACGCTGCAGAACTATTTCCGCATGTACCACAAGCTGGCCGGTATGACCGGTACGGCCGAAACCGAGGCTTCGGAGTTCTGGAGCATCTATAAACTCGACGTCGTGGTGATCCCGACGAACCGCCCGGTGATCCGCGACGACCGCCAGGATTTGATTTACAAGACCAAGCGTGAGAAATACAACGCCGTGATCGAGGAGATCGTGAAGCTGGTCGAGGCGGGACGCCCCGTACTGGTGGGTACTACCTCGGTCGAGATTTCGGAGTTGCTGAGCCGTATGCTCAAGCTCCGCGGCATCAAGCATAACGTCCTCAATGCCAAGCAACACCAGCTGGAGGCGCAGGTCGTGGCCGAGGCGGGCCGCTCGGGACAGGTGACCATCGCCACCAACATGGCCGGCCGCGGTACCGACATCAAGCTGACGCCCGAGGTCAAGGCAGCCGGAGGTCTTGCGATCATCGGCACCGAACGCCACGAAAGCCGCCGCGTCGACCGCCAGCTGCGCGGACGTGCCGGACGTCAGGGCGACCCCGGATCGTCGCAGTTCTTCGTATCGCTCGAAGACGACCTGATGCGCCTGTTCGGGTCGGGCCGCATCGCCTCGATGATGGATCGCATGGGGCTGAAAGAGGGCGAGGTGATTCAGGCCGGCATGATGACGCGAGCCATCGAGCGCGCCCAGAAGAAGGTCGAGGAGAACAACTTCGGCATCCGCAAACGCCTGCTGGAATACGACGACGTGATGAACTCGCAGCGCGAGGTGATCTACACGCGCCGCCGCCACGCGCTCTACGGCGAGCGGATCGAAATCGACCTGAATAACATCATGTACGACTACGCAGACAACTTCGTGGAGGTCAACCGCGGCATCGAATTCGAGGATTTCCGGTTCGAGCTGATCCGCGAAGTCGCCATCGAGCCCTCGTTCGACGAGGCGACCTACGGCTCCGCAAAACCTGCCGAACAGGCCGAACTGATCGTAAAAGACCTCAAGGATGCCT
This Alistipes onderdonkii DNA region includes the following protein-coding sequences:
- a CDS encoding DUF2851 family protein gives rise to the protein MGAEQEHRMLNRLQAGAGTYACGGYLAGLGSLQRSEICTALLFSRLERKMRMVDALREEASENWNQTFYLLYFRTLGDRRNQEAYLSLARRVPYKVVLRERLAPRAVEAMFFGASGLLTLYPHDAYTLDLARDFEYLAAKYDIEPLDAGVWELDEIRPANHPVLRLAQAAEFFIQDEFVMERAMSCRTEEDIRRLFCIEASDYWRTHHIPGIASDEHPKRLGAFKANIIGINLVSVLQFAYGSVTGRETLRDSALTLLERLPAEDNRYMRNWRNTGVMIRNAFESQALLQLATEYCPAKRCTECPVGRRILQSISSTE
- a CDS encoding glycosyltransferase family 2 protein, with amino-acid sequence MEKQSPLISVIMPLYNAERFVGESIGNILGQTVGDFELIVIDDASTDSSYDIASRYAAQDARIVLMRNEANHGAAYTRNRGLETARGSFITFMDADDRCSPERFARQTAFFGQHPQIDLCGSYYTMFGPDDAREQKIQDPITHEGIRIQMLFGCPFAMSAVMMRSEAFRCSGVQFRDSMAEDYQFWVDLSGHMHMANIPEHLFFYRRWENQLSTSQLDRQTLSAQAIQRDLLRTTLGMTLTDEESRIYTQMNLRVGTLRRDELTTYRGLLKRLYRANSERRAYDPKLLRKRLVYRYKLACKCFYPSWIVKIRKRLLWLELR
- the secA gene encoding preprotein translocase subunit SecA, giving the protein MEIVASLIKLFFGSKADKDRKQIEPYLEKIKAVYPSIEALSNDELRARSEALKKQIADFIARDEADIVELKAKLELPETSLEEKERISKEIDETTKRIDEKIEEKLDEILPEAFAIMKDTARRFAQNDEVVVTANDFDRDLAAEKDFVRIEDDKAVYANHWMAGGNDLKWDMIHYDVQLFGGVVLHKGKIAEMATGEGKTLVATLPVFLNALAKKGVHLVTVNNYLAKRDSEWMGPMYQFHGLSVACIDDTQPNSDARRKAYMADITFGTNNEYGFDYLRDNMASSPADLVQRKHHFAIVDEVDSVLIDDARTPLIISGPVPKGDDQLFEQYCPAIDHLYNLQKNLVTGLLAEARRLISEGKNDEGGVKLYRAHKGLPKYKPLIKYLSETGVKALMQKTENTYMQDNNRRMPEITDDLFFVIDEKLNSVELTDKGHEVLSKYFNEDGFFVLPDIGAEVAELEKSNLSDEERAQKRDQVVNDYSIKSERVHTIHQLLKAYAMFEKDVEYVVMDNKVKIVDEQTGRILDGRRYSDGLHQAIEAKEHVKVEAATQTFATITLQNYFRMYHKLAGMTGTAETEASEFWSIYKLDVVVIPTNRPVIRDDRQDLIYKTKREKYNAVIEEIVKLVEAGRPVLVGTTSVEISELLSRMLKLRGIKHNVLNAKQHQLEAQVVAEAGRSGQVTIATNMAGRGTDIKLTPEVKAAGGLAIIGTERHESRRVDRQLRGRAGRQGDPGSSQFFVSLEDDLMRLFGSGRIASMMDRMGLKEGEVIQAGMMTRAIERAQKKVEENNFGIRKRLLEYDDVMNSQREVIYTRRRHALYGERIEIDLNNIMYDYADNFVEVNRGIEFEDFRFELIREVAIEPSFDEATYGSAKPAEQAELIVKDLKDAYARRAKSVADTVRPVMERIYEDRKDQLDSNIYFPITDGHLGYNVPVNLLKCKNSDGAEIFRVFSKVVMFTSIDDAWREHLREMDDLRQSVQNATYEQKDPLLIYKFESFGLFSKMIVKVNRDVLAILNKAYIPVRDQNAEAVQRERQERAKVDVNKLQASRMQAAAQAGQQDKQKPMPVHVEKKVGRNDPCPCGSGKKYKQCHGKGI
- a CDS encoding metal-sulfur cluster assembly factor, giving the protein MTPEDILKVEKDIVLTLKNIYDPEIPVNIYDLGLIYEIDYTPDGVANIRMTLTAPNCPMADMLVEDVNQQVAKVDGVKAVNVILTFDPVWDKSMMSEEALLELNMF
- a CDS encoding peroxiredoxin family protein → MEPKLLPARYSLAILFLACAFCCHAQSRVIEVHLEKQKPAVKSTIWAFPLEDDTVPLAELRPRATGLPDEWKAYSVTDDFPQALYQGFCAGKVDEQTCMRKFEAWQRDTTDYSPYPVRIFLMVAFGRDGSGVEHVMFDTDGDYDFSDETDYRLGEQPPLVRMAYERVVNKKIVPDITWVELSDRFGERNLLMWETTQGRFSLDGVEYACTIVPEGSYDRHLCTIKIATRNGSAEYDLKEYARLGDAWYLLDSLAPDGRYLRLECVPDAEGREAMQVGFRPYAFTAVDMAGRTVHFPGDFAGKYVLLDFWALSCGPCVYEIRNYYPDIYARFRNCGFEIVGVADNTAAELRGFMDKYAMPWTVIADRDNGKVRRNPYGITFFPTLLLLGPDGRILEKGWNLRGAELENVLRRYMPDAPRAANE
- a CDS encoding glycosyltransferase family 2 protein, with product MKKVSIIIPLYNLEKLIGKCIASALAQDLSPEEYEILVIDDGSTDGSLAAAEKAAQGHPNVHVYTKPNEGLSRTRNYGTDRAAGRYVMYLDADDYLEPNVLGHLVETMECGGLDMLCFEIAGIDENGNDVPLWSDGISAGNGSDVQRGVDFLQRDRFLPMVYAYLYSREMLDANSLRMTPIWHEDEEFTPRALYYARRIQYLPVRVYNYLQRSDSFMGNYKPQSRLDLVRAMKSLTCFASRIGAEDPSGARLMRLHVGKTMSLACKQTVVRQLGNAREMLREARRQGIMPLEFRRRDFRHFLINRLPGLYVLYYKLHKKRK